Proteins from a single region of Erythrobacter sp.:
- a CDS encoding PepSY domain-containing protein — protein sequence MKPLLSMRTLAKWHIWLGWLVGVPIAMWLATGLFMVARPIEQVRGDHLRREVPEQQALAIPGSTLAGAGANLEEMHVTMQQGRAVAILTALDGSVRRVDFATGAPLPPLDAAAARALVARAIVGGDKVAKVTQFSAENAPFDFRRPLATWQVALEDGTNVYVGRDTGRIEAVRTRWWRAFDLAWGLHIMDLSEREDTSHPVLIIFAAISLVGALIGCVLMFRRRKARVTGRAA from the coding sequence ATGAAGCCCCTTCTCTCGATGCGAACCCTCGCCAAGTGGCACATCTGGCTCGGCTGGCTGGTCGGCGTTCCGATTGCCATGTGGCTCGCGACAGGGCTCTTCATGGTCGCCCGCCCGATCGAGCAGGTGCGCGGCGATCATCTGCGGCGCGAGGTTCCCGAGCAGCAGGCGCTGGCGATCCCCGGCAGCACACTGGCCGGTGCCGGGGCGAACCTCGAAGAGATGCACGTCACGATGCAGCAGGGCCGCGCCGTGGCGATCCTCACCGCATTGGACGGCAGCGTGCGGCGGGTCGATTTCGCCACCGGAGCGCCCCTGCCCCCGCTCGATGCCGCAGCGGCCCGCGCGCTGGTCGCCCGCGCAATCGTCGGCGGGGACAAGGTGGCGAAGGTCACGCAGTTTTCCGCCGAGAACGCCCCCTTCGATTTCCGCCGCCCGCTTGCCACCTGGCAGGTTGCGCTGGAGGACGGCACCAATGTCTATGTCGGGCGCGACACCGGCCGGATCGAGGCGGTGCGCACCCGCTGGTGGCGGGCCTTCGACCTCGCCTGGGGCCTGCACATCATGGACCTTTCCGAGCGCGAGGATACCAGCCACCCGGTGCTGATCATCTTCGCAGCCATCTCGCTGGTGGGCGCG
- a CDS encoding amidase family protein: protein MAYPQLTNEPGALATAAAIREGRLSVAEAVDAAIVRLEHDDASIDALAVPNFEAAYAEARALDAAGPREDQPLFGVPMTIKESFDVAGLPTTFGHPEHKDKIAPRDALLVRRLKAAGAVIIGKTNVPVDLTDWQSFNPVYGRTMNPHDPERSPGGSSGGSAAAVASGMVPCDYGTDIGGSVRVPAHFCGVWGHKTTWGLIPKHGHESPAISRREGFIAAADGPLSIAGPLARNAADLAALTIAGAEVPLRRRAKPLKNCRILALTELPGGPLDDSVRVPTEAAYAALERAGVKIDHSSDLLPDQALYHRSYLKMMNIVMSGGAPAPDGKRATATDWFALMNTQAACIAQWEALFETYDFVLVPPAPVLAVPHADKAVFRGALAINGEEVPGGSGLVYAGIATFPNLPATVLPIGSADYLGSQLPCGMQVIGPRWADLDCIAAAESIGNILHR, encoded by the coding sequence ATGGCATATCCGCAGCTCACCAATGAGCCGGGCGCGCTCGCCACGGCGGCGGCGATCCGCGAAGGGCGGCTCAGCGTCGCCGAGGCGGTGGACGCGGCGATTGTGCGGCTCGAACATGACGACGCCAGCATCGATGCCCTCGCCGTCCCCAATTTCGAGGCCGCCTATGCCGAAGCCCGCGCGCTCGATGCCGCCGGGCCGCGCGAGGATCAGCCGCTGTTCGGCGTGCCGATGACGATCAAGGAAAGCTTCGACGTCGCCGGGCTTCCCACCACCTTCGGCCACCCGGAACACAAGGACAAGATTGCCCCGCGCGATGCGTTGCTGGTGCGGCGATTGAAGGCGGCGGGCGCGGTGATCATCGGCAAGACCAACGTGCCGGTCGATCTCACCGATTGGCAGAGCTTCAACCCGGTCTATGGCCGCACCATGAATCCGCATGATCCCGAGCGCTCGCCCGGCGGCTCCTCCGGCGGCAGCGCGGCGGCGGTGGCGAGCGGGATGGTGCCCTGCGACTATGGCACCGACATCGGCGGCTCGGTGCGCGTTCCGGCCCATTTCTGTGGGGTATGGGGCCACAAGACGACCTGGGGCCTCATCCCCAAACACGGGCATGAGAGCCCCGCCATCTCGCGGCGCGAGGGCTTCATCGCCGCTGCCGACGGGCCGCTCAGCATCGCCGGGCCGCTGGCGCGCAACGCCGCCGATCTTGCCGCGCTGACCATCGCCGGGGCCGAGGTGCCGCTGCGCCGCCGGGCCAAGCCGCTGAAGAATTGCCGCATCCTCGCGCTGACCGAGCTGCCCGGCGGGCCGCTGGACGATAGCGTGCGCGTGCCGACCGAGGCCGCCTATGCTGCATTGGAGCGCGCGGGCGTAAAGATCGACCACTCAAGCGACCTGCTCCCCGATCAGGCGCTCTATCACCGCAGCTACCTCAAGATGATGAACATCGTCATGTCGGGCGGCGCGCCTGCGCCCGATGGCAAGCGCGCGACCGCGACGGACTGGTTTGCGCTGATGAACACGCAGGCAGCTTGCATCGCCCAGTGGGAAGCCCTGTTCGAGACCTATGACTTCGTGCTCGTCCCACCTGCGCCGGTGCTGGCCGTGCCGCATGCCGACAAGGCAGTGTTCCGCGGGGCGCTCGCCATCAACGGCGAGGAGGTGCCGGGCGGCAGCGGGCTGGTCTATGCGGGGATCGCGACCTTCCCCAACCTGCCTGCGACGGTGCTTCCTATCGGCAGCGCGGACTATCTCGGCAGCCAGCTCCCCTGCGGGATGCAGGTGATCGGGCCGCGCTGGGCCGATCTCGATTGCATCGCAGCGGCAGAGAGCATCGGGAACATCTTGCACCGCTAG